In a single window of the Halobellus litoreus genome:
- a CDS encoding HAD hydrolase family protein, producing MSRPLAIDIDGTMTRSAGGIDERLFAPLRRWDAPVVLATGKSFAYPVALCTFLDIPERVIAENGGVILVDGDLTVAGDATAARQVAERLRQGGYPGGWPEPDMHNRWRETELSVTRSVPLELLDDLAAEHGQTIVDSGYAYHVKSPSVSKATGLRRVCDRLDLDPGAFVAVGDSANDAELFDVVGRSYAVANADETAAERADVQTEGAFADGVLEALDEVAAE from the coding sequence ATGAGTCGTCCGCTCGCCATCGACATCGACGGGACGATGACCAGATCCGCGGGCGGGATCGACGAACGGCTGTTCGCCCCGCTCCGAAGGTGGGACGCACCGGTCGTGTTGGCGACCGGGAAGTCCTTTGCTTACCCCGTCGCGCTGTGTACGTTTCTCGATATCCCAGAACGGGTGATCGCCGAGAACGGCGGCGTGATCCTCGTCGACGGCGATCTCACCGTCGCGGGCGACGCGACGGCGGCACGACAGGTCGCCGAGCGACTCCGCCAGGGGGGCTATCCCGGCGGGTGGCCCGAACCGGATATGCACAACCGCTGGCGGGAGACGGAACTCTCGGTGACGCGGTCGGTGCCGCTGGAACTCCTCGACGACCTCGCGGCCGAGCACGGACAGACTATCGTCGATTCCGGGTACGCGTATCACGTCAAGTCGCCGTCGGTGAGCAAGGCGACGGGCCTTCGGCGGGTCTGCGACCGCCTGGACCTGGATCCGGGCGCGTTCGTCGCGGTCGGCGACTCCGCGAACGACGCGGAGCTGTTCGACGTCGTCGGCCGCTCCTACGCCGTCGCCAACGCCGACGAGACCGCCGCCGAACGGGCCGACGTCCAAACCGAGGGCGCCTTCGCCGACGGCGTGCTCGAAGCGCTCGACGAGGTGGCGGCGGAATGA